In a genomic window of uncultured Flavobacterium sp.:
- a CDS encoding DUF2723 domain-containing protein yields MAQFNFNKWNTIIGWFAFAIALTTYTLTVEPTMSFWDCGEYIATAAKLEVGHPPGAPLFQMMGAFFAMFAIDAQHVAVMVNMMSVFSSAFTILFMFWSSSMILKKIVARFAEIDQNNSIVILGSSFVGALAYTFSDSFWFNAVEAEVYAMASLLIALLFWLGLRWEQDMDKPKGNKWLLIISLVVGLSFGVHFMALLTIPAIGFLYYFKHYEKVTIKNFIIANAVVIAILLFIFKLLLPLTMAFFGKTEIFMVNDMGLPFNSGTIFVALLFIAFFYFGLKYTKQKGLVFYNTIILCILFILIGFSTWIMLPVRANANTVINENKPSDATEVLAYYNREQYGVNPLFYGPQYTELFAGLDAKTPYLDKKPNYERDYKTGKYIITNNYKNAEQNSDDNQKTILPRMWSTETGHIQNYISFTNPPAFKIDPNHSYDEDLAKYGIDASQLSEEEYNKATAQLRNEVEKTVSEFRKAYAQKQIDNEGYVKFLNSYGEYLIIEKPTAVDNFSFMFEYQFGYMYWRYLMWNFVGRQSDVQGKYDNLDGNWISGIKALDSLHLGSQDNLPTDVLNNKGRNVYFFLPFILGLIGIMYHANKDLKSFYVLLALFLFTGIALKIYLNERPFEPRERDYALVGSFYVFAIWIGFGVYSLYESIQKYIAPKIAGPVIIAATFLAAPVLMASQNWDDHDRSERYTAVAMAKAYLNSCDKDAILFTIGDNDTFPLWYAQEIEHIRTDVKIVNTSLFMTDWYIDQMKAKSYESDPLPISFTHDEYVGDKLDYVAYIQKVETRWDIKDLMSFIKNPKSTVGLQNGQTIHFYPTNKIRLSVDKNTIIKNKVVDPKYNDSIVPYIDIDIKGRALYKNRLMMLDILANNNWKRPIYFSGGAFDDEDYLWLKNYLQLDGMVYKLVPIKNVPSKDGGPMDMGQIDADKMYDIVMKWDWGNSNGNIYHDPETRRNSITYRTNLSRLMDQLIEEGKIDKAKNVINLAITKMPLDKYGYYSLVEPFTNGYYKVGETAKAHDLLNKLVQKYKENLNYYATLTPGDQTDLAMDIITDIERYRSLLEVMKKNNDKAFYEKHKVTFNTYVNVFERFGREKE; encoded by the coding sequence ATGGCACAATTCAATTTCAATAAATGGAATACAATTATTGGTTGGTTTGCATTTGCAATCGCTTTAACTACTTATACACTAACTGTTGAACCCACCATGAGCTTTTGGGATTGTGGCGAATATATTGCAACAGCAGCTAAACTAGAAGTTGGTCACCCTCCAGGGGCGCCTTTATTCCAGATGATGGGTGCTTTTTTTGCTATGTTTGCTATCGACGCTCAACATGTTGCTGTGATGGTAAACATGATGTCTGTTTTTTCAAGCGCATTCACGATTCTATTTATGTTCTGGTCTTCGTCAATGATTTTGAAAAAAATCGTTGCTCGTTTTGCTGAGATTGATCAAAACAATTCAATTGTTATATTAGGAAGCTCTTTTGTTGGAGCTCTTGCTTACACTTTCTCTGACAGTTTCTGGTTCAATGCCGTTGAAGCCGAAGTTTACGCAATGGCATCTCTATTAATTGCATTACTTTTTTGGCTCGGATTACGTTGGGAACAAGACATGGACAAACCAAAAGGAAACAAATGGCTATTAATCATCTCTCTTGTTGTCGGACTTTCATTTGGTGTTCACTTCATGGCACTTTTGACTATTCCTGCAATTGGTTTTCTTTACTATTTCAAACACTACGAAAAAGTTACTATAAAAAACTTCATTATTGCTAATGCTGTAGTAATTGCAATTCTGTTATTTATTTTCAAGCTTTTATTACCATTAACAATGGCTTTTTTTGGTAAAACTGAGATTTTCATGGTAAACGACATGGGATTACCTTTTAACTCAGGAACCATATTTGTTGCTTTATTATTTATTGCTTTCTTTTATTTCGGCCTTAAATACACCAAACAAAAAGGATTAGTTTTCTACAACACTATTATTCTTTGTATTCTATTTATTCTTATTGGCTTCTCAACCTGGATTATGTTACCGGTTCGTGCTAACGCCAATACTGTAATTAACGAAAACAAACCATCTGATGCTACAGAAGTTTTAGCATATTATAATCGTGAACAATATGGTGTAAACCCATTATTTTACGGACCTCAATACACAGAACTTTTTGCTGGACTGGATGCAAAAACTCCTTACTTAGACAAAAAACCTAACTACGAAAGAGATTATAAAACTGGTAAATATATCATTACCAACAATTATAAAAACGCAGAGCAAAATTCTGATGACAATCAGAAAACGATTTTGCCAAGAATGTGGAGCACCGAAACCGGACACATCCAAAATTATATCAGCTTTACAAATCCTCCTGCTTTCAAAATAGATCCAAATCATAGCTATGATGAAGATTTAGCAAAATACGGTATTGATGCCAGCCAATTAAGCGAAGAAGAATACAACAAAGCTACTGCACAATTGCGTAATGAAGTTGAAAAAACAGTTTCTGAATTCAGAAAAGCTTACGCTCAAAAACAAATCGACAACGAAGGTTACGTTAAATTCTTAAATAGCTATGGCGAATATCTAATCATAGAAAAACCAACAGCTGTAGACAATTTCAGTTTTATGTTCGAATATCAATTTGGATATATGTATTGGAGATATTTGATGTGGAATTTTGTTGGTCGTCAAAGTGATGTTCAGGGAAAATATGATAATCTTGACGGAAACTGGATCAGCGGAATCAAAGCGCTTGACTCATTACACTTGGGATCTCAAGACAACTTACCAACTGATGTTTTAAACAACAAAGGACGTAACGTTTACTTTTTCTTACCATTTATCTTAGGTCTTATTGGAATAATGTACCATGCAAATAAAGATCTTAAAAGTTTTTATGTTCTTCTGGCATTATTCTTATTTACCGGAATTGCATTAAAAATATACTTAAACGAGCGACCTTTTGAACCTCGTGAAAGAGATTATGCACTTGTAGGATCCTTCTATGTCTTTGCAATCTGGATTGGTTTTGGAGTTTATTCTCTATATGAAAGTATACAAAAATATATTGCTCCCAAAATTGCAGGACCAGTTATTATTGCAGCAACTTTCTTAGCAGCTCCAGTTTTAATGGCGTCTCAAAACTGGGATGATCATGACAGATCAGAAAGATACACTGCGGTTGCAATGGCAAAAGCTTATTTGAATTCCTGTGATAAAGATGCTATTTTATTTACTATTGGAGATAATGACACTTTCCCGCTCTGGTATGCGCAAGAAATTGAACACATCAGAACTGATGTAAAAATCGTAAATACAAGTTTATTTATGACGGATTGGTATATTGATCAAATGAAAGCGAAATCATACGAATCTGATCCATTGCCAATATCATTTACACATGATGAATATGTTGGAGATAAACTAGACTATGTTGCATACATTCAAAAAGTTGAAACTCGTTGGGATATCAAAGATTTAATGTCTTTCATCAAAAACCCTAAATCTACTGTTGGATTACAAAACGGACAAACAATTCACTTTTATCCAACAAATAAAATAAGATTGAGTGTTGACAAAAATACGATCATTAAAAACAAAGTTGTAGATCCAAAATACAATGATTCTATTGTACCTTATATCGATATTGATATCAAAGGAAGAGCGTTATACAAAAACCGTTTAATGATGTTGGACATTCTCGCTAACAACAATTGGAAAAGACCAATTTACTTTAGTGGAGGAGCTTTTGATGATGAAGATTATCTTTGGCTAAAAAACTATTTACAATTAGACGGAATGGTTTACAAATTGGTTCCTATTAAAAATGTTCCTTCAAAAGATGGCGGACCAATGGATATGGGACAAATTGATGCCGATAAAATGTACGATATTGTAATGAAATGGGATTGGGGGAACAGCAATGGTAATATTTATCATGATCCTGAAACCAGAAGAAATAGTATAACGTATCGCACGAATCTATCGCGTTTAATGGATCAACTTATCGAAGAAGGTAAAATTGACAAAGCTAAAAATGTTATCAACTTAGCAATAACAAAAATGCCATTGGACAAATATGGTTATTATTCTCTTGTTGAGCCTTTTACTAATGGATATTATAAAGTTGGAGAAACTGCAAAAGCACATGATCTGCTTAATAAATTAGTTCAAAAATACAAAGAGAACTTAAACTATTATGCGACTCTAACTCCTGGCGACCAAACAGATTTAGCAATGGACATCATTACTGATATCGAGCGTTACAGAAGCTTATTGGAAGTTATGAAGAAAAACAACGACAAAGCATTCTACGAAAAACACAAAGTAACTTTTAATACTTATGTAAACGTGTTTGAACGTTTTGGTCGTGAAAAAGAATAA
- a CDS encoding AraC family transcriptional regulator, with amino-acid sequence MTAKTNTKPQILYSCYYARSREGEHFIPEHVFSYQISGEMTASDSKNTYLTKAGDFRFSKRNNLAKFTKIPPEGGEFKTISLFLDQEILREISKEYDFKINKKTNSETMIILAPNPLYKSFMESLISYLEVKQEDNETLFNLKIKEAVHLLIKVNPELKDILFDFSEPGKMDLEAFMNKNFHFNVHLNRFAYLTGRSLATFKRDFEKVFQQTPGKWLLNKRLQEAYYLISQGTPPSEVYIGVGFEDLSHFSFSFKKKFGVVPSSLISK; translated from the coding sequence ATGACTGCAAAAACAAATACAAAACCTCAAATACTTTACTCCTGCTATTACGCACGCAGTCGTGAAGGCGAGCATTTTATACCAGAACACGTCTTTAGCTACCAGATTTCAGGAGAAATGACCGCTTCAGATAGCAAAAACACCTATCTCACAAAAGCGGGAGATTTTCGCTTCAGCAAAAGAAATAATCTAGCAAAATTCACCAAAATTCCACCTGAAGGAGGCGAATTCAAAACAATATCTCTTTTTCTGGATCAGGAGATTCTTCGCGAAATAAGCAAAGAATACGATTTCAAAATCAACAAAAAAACAAATTCTGAAACCATGATTATATTAGCACCAAATCCGCTATACAAATCCTTCATGGAATCACTTATATCTTATCTTGAAGTAAAACAAGAAGACAACGAAACTCTTTTTAACTTAAAAATAAAAGAAGCAGTTCATCTATTAATTAAAGTAAATCCGGAATTAAAAGATATTTTATTTGATTTTAGCGAACCCGGCAAAATGGATCTAGAAGCTTTTATGAATAAAAATTTCCATTTTAACGTGCATCTTAATCGTTTTGCATATTTAACCGGAAGAAGCTTAGCCACTTTTAAAAGAGATTTCGAAAAAGTATTTCAACAAACACCCGGAAAATGGCTCTTAAACAAAAGACTTCAGGAAGCTTATTATTTAATTAGTCAAGGAACACCGCCATCTGAAGTCTATATAGGCGTTGGTTTTGAAGATCTTTCGCATTTTTCATTTTCATTTAAGAAGAAATTCGGCGTAGTTCCATCTTCTTTAATTTCTAAATAA
- a CDS encoding universal stress protein — MKRILVPTDFSEHAEDALKVAAKIAQKNDSEIIILHMLELPHQMNDAILGGASIPETMLFMKKANEMLDEISSKPYLDGIKVTEIVKMDKPIHGITQVSKDYEVDLIIMGSHGSSGIEELLIGSNTEKVVRNSDIPVLVIKKDITDFKVGNIVFASDFSEETKKPFEKLLNFTKFFESKIHLVTICTPNSFKPTHVIQKAMDNFTAEFNLTNYTTHIYNDTNIEKGIINFANSINADIIGMCTHGRTGFAHFFNGSISEGLVNHTIKPVVTFKI; from the coding sequence ATGAAACGAATTCTAGTACCTACCGACTTCTCAGAACATGCAGAAGACGCCTTGAAAGTTGCTGCAAAAATCGCCCAAAAAAACGATTCGGAAATTATCATTTTACACATGCTTGAATTACCACATCAAATGAATGATGCAATTTTAGGCGGCGCGAGCATTCCAGAAACCATGCTTTTCATGAAAAAGGCAAACGAAATGCTGGACGAAATTTCATCAAAACCTTATCTTGACGGAATAAAAGTAACTGAAATCGTGAAAATGGACAAGCCAATTCATGGAATTACTCAGGTAAGCAAAGATTATGAAGTTGATTTAATCATAATGGGATCACATGGTTCTTCTGGAATTGAAGAACTTTTAATAGGCTCAAATACTGAAAAAGTAGTGCGTAATTCTGATATTCCAGTTTTGGTAATCAAAAAAGACATTACAGATTTCAAAGTTGGAAATATCGTTTTTGCCTCTGATTTTTCTGAAGAAACTAAAAAACCTTTCGAAAAACTTTTGAACTTCACTAAATTCTTTGAATCAAAAATTCATTTAGTTACAATTTGCACTCCAAATAGCTTTAAACCAACTCACGTTATCCAAAAAGCTATGGATAATTTTACAGCTGAATTTAATCTTACAAATTACACCACTCACATCTATAACGACACTAATATCGAAAAAGGAATCATCAATTTCGCCAACAGTATTAATGCTGATATTATCGGGATGTGTACTCACGGAAGAACTGGTTTTGCTCATTTTTTCAACGGAAGTATCAGCGAAGGATTAGTAAATCATACCATAAAACCCGTTGTTACTTTTAAGATTTAA
- the rimP gene encoding ribosome assembly cofactor RimP, whose protein sequence is MTFKEKVNGLITEALLEKPSIFLIDLAISDSFKISVGLDGDNGVALQDCIDISRAVENNLDREEQDFSLEVASVGVGSPLKLIRQYKKNIGRTLIVTTNNEKIEAELVEANDVFIILSWKAREPKKVGKGKETVQKEQQIPYTEIKEAIVTVTF, encoded by the coding sequence ATGACATTTAAAGAAAAAGTAAACGGATTAATTACAGAAGCTCTTCTGGAAAAACCATCAATCTTTTTGATTGATCTGGCTATTTCTGACTCTTTTAAAATTAGTGTTGGCTTAGACGGAGATAATGGAGTGGCGCTGCAGGATTGTATCGATATTAGTCGTGCAGTCGAGAATAATCTGGATCGTGAAGAACAGGATTTTTCGCTTGAAGTAGCATCGGTTGGAGTAGGATCACCATTGAAATTGATAAGACAATACAAGAAAAATATTGGTAGAACGTTGATTGTTACTACAAATAATGAAAAAATTGAGGCAGAATTAGTGGAAGCTAACGATGTTTTTATAATTTTGTCTTGGAAAGCAAGAGAACCGAAAAAAGTAGGAAAAGGAAAAGAAACAGTTCAAAAAGAGCAACAAATACCTTATACAGAAATTAAAGAGGCAATTGTTACAGTAACATTTTAA
- the nusA gene encoding transcription termination factor NusA, translating to MENLALIDSFSEFKDNKLIDRVTLMAILEDVFRNALKKKYGSDDNFDIIINPDKGDMEIWRRRVIVADEDLDFENEEITLTEARMIEADFEIGEEVSEEVKLIDLGRRAILALRQNLISKIHEHDNTNLYKQFKDIIGDIYTAEVHHVRPRVVILVDDEGNEIVLPKEKQIPSDFFRKGDNVRGIIESVELKGNKPQIIMSRTSEKFLEKLFEQEIPEVFDGLITVKNVVRIPGEKAKVAVDSYDDRIDPVGACVGMKGSRIHGIVRELGNENIDVINYTNNIQLFITRALSPAKVSSIKIDEENKRAEVFLKLEEVSKAIGRGGHNIKLAGQLTGYELDVIREGDVASGEDDDVELTEFSDEIEGWVIEEFAKIGLDTARSILKQEVEDLVRRTDLEEETILDVMKILKEEFDS from the coding sequence ATGGAAAATTTAGCATTAATCGATTCATTCTCAGAGTTTAAAGATAATAAACTTATTGATCGTGTAACGCTTATGGCAATTTTAGAGGACGTGTTTAGAAATGCATTGAAGAAAAAATACGGTTCTGATGATAACTTCGATATTATTATTAATCCTGATAAGGGAGATATGGAAATATGGAGAAGAAGAGTAATTGTTGCTGATGAAGATCTTGATTTTGAAAATGAAGAAATTACATTGACAGAAGCTAGAATGATCGAAGCGGATTTTGAAATTGGTGAAGAAGTTTCTGAAGAAGTTAAATTGATTGATTTAGGACGAAGAGCGATTTTAGCTTTACGTCAAAACTTAATATCTAAAATTCACGAACACGATAATACAAATCTTTACAAGCAATTTAAAGATATTATCGGTGATATTTATACTGCCGAAGTGCACCATGTTCGCCCTAGAGTTGTTATCTTAGTTGATGATGAAGGGAACGAAATTGTACTTCCGAAAGAAAAACAAATTCCGTCTGATTTTTTCCGTAAAGGAGATAATGTACGTGGAATCATTGAAAGCGTTGAATTAAAAGGAAACAAACCTCAAATTATTATGTCTAGAACTTCTGAGAAGTTTTTAGAGAAATTATTTGAACAAGAAATTCCTGAAGTTTTCGACGGATTAATTACTGTTAAAAATGTAGTTCGTATTCCTGGTGAAAAAGCAAAAGTAGCGGTAGATTCTTATGATGATAGAATCGATCCTGTTGGAGCTTGTGTTGGTATGAAGGGATCTCGTATTCACGGAATTGTTCGTGAGTTAGGAAACGAAAATATCGACGTTATCAACTATACAAACAACATTCAATTGTTTATTACAAGAGCATTAAGCCCTGCAAAAGTTTCTTCAATTAAAATTGATGAAGAAAACAAAAGAGCTGAAGTATTCTTGAAATTAGAAGAAGTATCTAAAGCAATTGGTAGAGGAGGTCACAATATTAAATTAGCAGGTCAGCTTACAGGCTATGAGCTGGATGTTATTAGAGAAGGTGATGTTGCTAGTGGTGAAGATGATGACGTTGAATTAACTGAGTTTTCAGATGAAATTGAAGGCTGGGTTATCGAAGAATTTGCAAAAATTGGTTTAGATACAGCTAGAAGTATCTTAAAACAAGAAGTAGAAGATTTAGTAAGAAGAACAGATTTAGAAGAGGAAACAATTCTTGATGTTATGAAAATACTAAAAGAAGAGTTTGATAGCTAG
- a CDS encoding polysaccharide deacetylase family protein, with the protein MSFYWVKTNSFIKRVFSKYCWDIPNKEKKIYLTFDDGPTPEVTDWVLSELKKFDAKATFFCIGKNIKANLSLFEKLLTDGHAIGNHTMNHVNGWKSHTDDYIENVKNCAAVLEEEKTCNLIFRPPYGKIKKAQSKILRNLGYKIIMWDVLSADFDQSITPEKCLENVTKNVKSGSVIVFHDSIKASQNLKFALPKTLHFLKENGYKFDIIH; encoded by the coding sequence ATGAGCTTTTACTGGGTAAAAACAAATTCATTCATAAAAAGGGTATTTTCTAAATATTGTTGGGACATTCCAAACAAAGAAAAGAAAATATACCTCACGTTTGATGATGGCCCAACTCCAGAGGTTACAGATTGGGTTTTGTCTGAATTGAAAAAGTTTGATGCAAAAGCTACTTTTTTCTGTATAGGAAAAAACATTAAAGCCAATTTGTCTTTATTTGAAAAACTACTAACAGACGGGCATGCAATAGGAAATCACACTATGAACCATGTTAATGGCTGGAAAAGTCATACTGATGATTACATTGAGAATGTAAAAAACTGTGCTGCTGTTTTAGAAGAAGAAAAAACATGCAATCTAATATTTCGTCCTCCTTACGGGAAGATTAAAAAAGCGCAATCTAAAATTCTAAGAAATCTAGGCTACAAAATAATTATGTGGGATGTTTTGAGCGCCGATTTTGACCAAAGCATTACTCCTGAAAAATGTCTTGAAAACGTTACTAAAAACGTAAAATCAGGAAGTGTAATTGTATTTCATGACAGCATAAAAGCATCGCAGAATTTAAAATTTGCGCTACCTAAAACCTTACATTTTTTAAAGGAAAATGGGTATAAATTTGATATTATTCACTAA
- a CDS encoding aldehyde dehydrogenase family protein, whose translation MKTIDKIYINGEFVTPQGQEYFDLISPTTNEKLGRVLLGNKEDTQNATNAAKAAFKTFSKTTVAERIQYLQNIKIAIEKRKTDFINVMVEEYGGTLQFSTISFEYILKGFDSAINLLNTYDFTKKMGESEVQMAPLGVVGIIIPWNSSNGFICSKLSTAIVAGCTTVIKPSEMSAQQTQLITECLHEAELPKGVFNIVNGLGEVVGAEISRNPDIAKISFTGSTTVGKIIATEAINTMKRVTLELGGKSPNIILDDANFSEAIPLAIIAAYMNNGQACIAGTRLLVPENKLEEVKTLVKEIVSKTIVGDPKNETTAVGPMVSNKQYDRVQDYIKTGINEGAEILVGGLGKPEGLEKGNFVKPTVFIHVNNQMRIAREEIFGPVLSIITYKTEEEAIEIANDTTYGLQAYVSSSNKERAHKVASQINAGRVQINGIGHDPMAPFGGFKQSGIGREFGVLGLEAYLEPRALIQ comes from the coding sequence ATGAAAACAATAGACAAAATCTACATTAATGGAGAATTCGTTACTCCGCAAGGACAAGAATATTTCGACCTAATAAGCCCAACAACAAATGAAAAACTAGGAAGAGTCCTTTTAGGGAACAAAGAAGATACCCAAAATGCTACAAATGCAGCCAAAGCAGCTTTCAAAACCTTCTCAAAAACTACCGTTGCAGAAAGAATTCAATACTTGCAAAACATAAAAATAGCTATCGAGAAAAGAAAAACCGACTTTATAAATGTAATGGTTGAAGAATACGGAGGAACATTGCAATTTTCAACAATAAGCTTTGAATATATACTGAAAGGTTTTGACTCTGCGATTAACCTATTAAACACTTATGATTTTACTAAAAAAATGGGAGAATCTGAAGTTCAAATGGCGCCGCTGGGAGTTGTGGGAATTATTATTCCATGGAATTCAAGTAACGGATTCATATGCAGTAAATTATCAACTGCAATTGTAGCAGGATGCACAACGGTTATAAAACCAAGCGAAATGAGCGCACAACAAACCCAATTAATCACAGAATGCCTTCATGAAGCAGAACTTCCAAAAGGAGTTTTTAATATCGTAAACGGACTTGGCGAAGTTGTCGGAGCCGAAATAAGTCGCAATCCGGATATTGCAAAAATTTCTTTCACAGGATCAACTACTGTCGGAAAAATTATTGCCACAGAAGCCATTAATACCATGAAACGTGTTACACTTGAACTTGGTGGAAAATCGCCAAATATCATTTTGGACGACGCCAATTTTTCAGAAGCAATTCCGTTAGCTATAATTGCCGCTTACATGAACAACGGACAAGCCTGCATTGCAGGAACAAGATTATTAGTTCCCGAAAATAAACTTGAAGAAGTCAAAACCCTTGTTAAAGAAATAGTTTCAAAAACAATTGTTGGCGACCCAAAAAACGAAACAACAGCAGTTGGACCAATGGTTAGTAACAAACAATATGATCGCGTTCAGGATTACATCAAAACAGGAATAAATGAAGGCGCAGAAATTCTTGTTGGCGGCTTAGGAAAACCTGAAGGACTAGAAAAAGGAAATTTCGTAAAACCAACCGTTTTTATCCATGTAAACAACCAAATGCGCATTGCAAGAGAAGAAATATTTGGCCCTGTTTTATCTATTATCACTTATAAAACAGAAGAAGAAGCAATTGAAATAGCCAATGACACCACTTACGGACTACAAGCTTATGTAAGCTCATCAAACAAAGAAAGAGCTCACAAAGTTGCTTCACAAATTAATGCAGGACGCGTTCAGATAAACGGAATCGGACATGATCCAATGGCTCCTTTTGGCGGATTTAAACAATCAGGAATCGGCAGAGAATTCGGAGTTCTTGGACTTGAAGCATATCTTGAACCAAGAGCATTAATTCAATAA
- a CDS encoding metallophosphoesterase, which yields MIIRFVILCALFLFIEFYSYQAFRTLIKLRWVLVSYQIISLLLLIFIIYSFSQVDRSVGQTKQFMFTTGLMLLVYVPKIVMTLILFGEDIFRIGASILNYFIYNAPRKEMMPDRRKFVSQIALGLAAVPFLSLIYGIFEGKYNFKVIKQTVFFPDLPDAFDGFRITQISDVHSGSFDNPEKINYAIDLINEQEADMILFTGDIVNTHAKEMHPWLDTFKRIKDYKYGKFSVLGNHDYGEYVTWPSEKAKDENFKEIKSLYGQIGFNLLLNEHTYIQKGDDKIALIGVENWGQNFKKAGDLNKASQNVHQDDFKVLMSHDPSHWEYEIKNHPKNFHLTLAGHTHGMQFGIEIPGYFKWSLAQYIYKQWAGLYENVGRYVYVNRGFGFHAYPGRVGIMPEITVIELKKGNNVA from the coding sequence ATGATAATTCGTTTTGTAATTCTCTGCGCTCTTTTTTTGTTTATTGAGTTCTATTCTTATCAAGCCTTTCGTACTTTAATCAAATTAAGATGGGTTTTGGTTAGCTATCAAATTATAAGTTTACTACTTTTAATTTTTATCATTTACTCTTTTTCGCAAGTTGATCGTTCTGTTGGGCAAACTAAACAATTTATGTTTACTACAGGATTAATGCTGTTAGTTTATGTGCCTAAAATTGTAATGACACTTATTTTATTCGGAGAAGATATTTTTAGAATAGGAGCAAGTATTTTAAACTATTTCATCTATAATGCTCCAAGAAAAGAAATGATGCCGGATAGGCGAAAGTTTGTTAGTCAGATTGCTTTAGGTTTGGCGGCGGTTCCTTTTTTATCCTTAATTTACGGAATATTTGAAGGAAAATACAATTTTAAAGTCATCAAACAAACGGTTTTCTTTCCTGATTTGCCAGATGCTTTTGACGGTTTTAGAATTACTCAGATTTCAGATGTTCACAGCGGAAGTTTCGATAATCCTGAAAAAATAAATTATGCCATTGATTTGATTAATGAACAAGAGGCAGATATGATTTTATTTACTGGTGACATTGTAAATACTCATGCCAAAGAAATGCATCCGTGGTTGGATACTTTTAAGAGAATAAAGGATTATAAATATGGGAAGTTTTCAGTTTTAGGAAATCACGATTACGGAGAATATGTTACGTGGCCTTCTGAAAAAGCAAAAGACGAAAACTTCAAAGAAATTAAAAGTCTTTACGGTCAAATAGGATTTAATCTTTTGTTGAATGAACATACTTATATTCAAAAAGGAGATGACAAAATTGCATTAATTGGAGTAGAGAATTGGGGACAGAATTTCAAGAAAGCAGGAGATTTAAATAAAGCATCTCAAAATGTGCATCAGGATGATTTTAAGGTATTAATGAGTCATGATCCAAGTCATTGGGAATATGAAATTAAAAATCACCCAAAAAACTTTCATTTAACATTGGCAGGACATACGCATGGCATGCAATTTGGAATTGAAATTCCGGGATATTTTAAATGGAGTCTGGCGCAATACATCTATAAACAATGGGCTGGACTATATGAAAATGTAGGAAGATATGTTTATGTAAACCGAGGTTTTGGTTTTCATGCTTATCCGGGTAGAGTAGGTATTATGCCTGAAATAACTGTGATTGAACTAAAAAAAGGGAACAATGTGGCTTAA
- a CDS encoding thioredoxin family protein has translation MSKFGELINAQVPVLIDFYTDWNESSVSMHPVIKDVAAALGDKAKVIKIDVDKNQELAEALRIKGLPTLMIYKEGQMIWRQSGELDANTIIGIVQEQFNL, from the coding sequence ATGTCAAAATTTGGAGAACTTATAAATGCTCAAGTTCCAGTGTTAATTGATTTTTACACGGATTGGAACGAATCATCTGTGTCTATGCATCCTGTTATTAAGGATGTTGCGGCTGCGCTTGGCGATAAAGCTAAGGTGATTAAAATTGATGTGGATAAAAATCAGGAATTGGCAGAAGCGCTGCGTATAAAAGGACTTCCTACTTTAATGATTTATAAAGAAGGGCAAATGATTTGGAGACAATCCGGAGAACTTGATGCAAATACAATTATTGGAATTGTCCAGGAACAATTTAACTTATAG